One Aspergillus oryzae RIB40 DNA, chromosome 2 genomic window carries:
- a CDS encoding Ran family GTP-binding nuclear protein (GTPase Ran/TC4/GSP1 (nuclear protein transport pathway), small G protein superfamily) codes for MAAPVPTFKLVLVGDGGTGKTTFVKRHLTGEFEKKYIATLGVEVHPLNFTTNLGQIQFDVWDTAGQEKFGGLRDGYYINGQCGIIMFDVTSRITYKNVPNWHRDLVRVCENIPIVLCGNKVDVKERKVKAKTITFHRKKNLQYYDISAKSNYNFEKPFLWLARKLVGNATLDFVAAPALAPPEVSVDPEVLKQYEADIVTASAQPLPDEDDADL; via the exons ATGGCTGCCCCAGTCCCAACCTTTAAGCTTGTCCTTGTCGGTGACGGTGGTACTGGAAAG ACCACCTTCGTCAAGCGCCACCTTACTGGCGAATTCGAGAAGAAGTATATCGCAACTCTCGGTGTCGAAGTGCACCCTCTTAATTTCACCACC AACCTTGGACAAATCCAGTTCGACGTGTGGGATACTGCCGGCCAGGAGAAGTTCGGTGGTCTGAGAGATGGATACTATATCAACGGCCAGTGCGGTATCATCATGTTCGATGTTACCTCCCGTATCACCTACAAGAACGTTCCCAACTGGCACC GTGATCTCGTCCGTGTCTGCGAGAATATCCCCATCGTGCTGTGCGGCAACAAGGTTGATGTCAAGGAGCGTAAGGTGAAAGCCAAGACCATCACCTTCCACCGCAAGAAGAACCTCCAGTACTACGATATCTCCGCTAAGTCGAACTACAACTTCGAGAAGCCCTTCCTCTGGCTTGCTCGGAAGCTGGTCGGCAACGCCACACTG GATTTCGTTGCTGCCCCTGCTCTTGCTCCTCCTGAGGTCTCGGTCGACCCGGAAGTTTTGAAGCAGTATGAGGCGGATATCGTAACTGCCTCGGCCCAACCTTTGcccgatgagga
- a CDS encoding putative 26S proteasome non-ATPase regulatory subunit Nas2 (predicted protein): protein MVIHMDDNIHAPTVASGPTTTGGPDRDPAKLSMVELMQEKERIEEELSALSSILTSVSNQMAPTLENISNHLNLLQHGVNMNSSLTTFDDFPRADIDVAQSIHDHFANLQRAQGDTSSVSNTNGSSGTQSNLTGNPSSDAAMLGPPFARVNSVAAASPADRAGLKPGDKIRSFGTINWINHERLSKVAESVQQNEGRTLIVKVLRQDGGDATELDLELVPRRDWGGRGLLGCHLVPL, encoded by the exons ATGGTAATACATATGGACGATAATATTCATGCACCAACAGTGGCCTCCGGTCCTACAACGACCGGAGGGCCTGACCGCGACCCGGCGAAGCTCTCCATGGTCGAATTGatgcaggaaaaggaacGTATTGAAGAGGAACTTTCGGCGTTAAGCAGTATCCTTACGTCTGTGAGTAATCAGATGGCTCCTACCCTCGAGAATATATCTAATCATTTGAATCTTTTGCAGCACGGTGTTAACATGAATTCATCGCTGACAACATTCGACGACTTCCCACGAGCCGATATTGACGTTGCCCAGA GTATTCACGATCATTTTGCGAATCTTCAACGCGCGCAAGGTGATACATCTTCTGTCAGTAATACAAATGGGTCTAGTGGAACACAATCCAATTTGACTGGCAATCCTTCGTCGGATGCCGCGATGCTTGGGCCACCATTCGCAAGAGTAAACAGTGTCGCAGCCGCAAGTCCTGCGGATCGGGCTGGCCTGAAACCGGGAGACAAGATACGCAGCTTTGGGACCATTAATTGGATAAACCATGAGCGTCTCTCCAAGGTGGCTGAATCGGTCCAACAAAACGAAGGG CGTACTTTGATCGTCAAAGTTCTCAGGCAAGATGGGGGCGATGCCACAGAGCTGGACTTGGAGCTTGTGCCACGACGAGATTGGGGTGGTCGTGGTTTATTGGGCTGTCATCTTGTTCCTTTGTGA
- a CDS encoding putative Rho guanyl nucleotide exchange factor (predicted protein) — MGHDFLLQHVLYCFLPYELHIFLLKGWSVSLPTVDYPILYKIVVLSITMEGLKEEGAEKHHLVMGDFELEAKRRNLTDSHAPEEHTPSFLPFKRWVKSFRAKKSYSPCQRLRYVEGWSDTTQAHCENTNALPCGGGQDLQWECLSGHSSNLETIKTSTLSVASQSVVRSRGTTQSTNRSFGSDLRGSIESLRPALSPSIDEEAHNRAVKRQSASKLTDWSSQVLFLFSARPEIYYNLHQIRELHEDLLARIRKVTPMSSLAAVDNYEQLTEDVDILRQSVPNWSVLENGIEALSKSVASIENQALENNKSMLLHDLLIKV, encoded by the exons ATGGGCCATGACTTCCTCTTACAGCATGTGCTTTACTGTTTTCTGCCCTACGAGCTTCATATATTCTTACTGAAGGGATGGTCCGTATCCCTTCCCACTGTGGACTACcctattctatataaaattGTTGTTTTATCTATCACCATGGAAGGGCTCAAAGAAGAGGGGGCTGAAAAGCACCATCTGGTCATGGGAGACTTCGAATTAGAGGCGAAACGCAGGAATTTAACCGATTCACATGCGCCAGAAGAGCATACCCCAAGCTTTCTACCGTTTAAACGTTGGGTCAAAAGCTTTAGAGCAAAAAAGAGCTACAGTCCCTGTCAGCGTCTAAGATACGTGGAGGGCTGGTCGGATACTACGCAGGCACACTGTGAGAATACCAATGCATTGCCCTGTGGAGGAGGACAGGATCTGCAGTGGGAATGTCTCTCAGGTCACTCATCCAATCTGGAGACCATCAAGACGAGTACCTTGAGCGTTGCCAGTCAAAGTGTAGTGAGATCAAGGGGAACCACCCAGAGTACGAATCGGAGTTTTGGCTCAGACCTGCGTGGGTCTATAGAGAGCTTAAGACCAGCATTGAGCCCTTCGATCGATGAGGAAGCACACAACCGCGCTGTTAAGCGGC AGTCCGCCTCGAAACTGACTGATTGGTCATCCCAggtgcttttccttttctccgcaaGACCGGAGATCTACTACAATCTCCACCAAATTCGCGAACTACACGAAGACCTTCTGGCACGGATCCGGAAGGTGACGCCAATGTCTAGCCTTGCGGCGGTAGA CAATTACGAGCAGCTTACGGAGGATGTGGATATTCTACGTCAATCAGTGCCGAACTGGTCGGTTTTGGAGAATGGTATCGAAGCCTTGTCGAAGTCAGTAGCGTCGATTGAGAACCAGGCCCTCGAAAATAACAAATCGATGCTGTTGCATGACCTCCTCATAAAGGTTTGA
- a CDS encoding SBDS family protein (predicted protein): MTRANEQTAKVFYKGSSEDFVVFVDDIEILNNWRKDRSIPLADVVNGFKIFVTHKHGAQGIMDGASKGILETEFGTSNEDECIKKILENGEYQSSVTKERQGGTNDAKDSPVVGR, translated from the exons ATGACTCGTGCCAACGAACAAACTGCAAAGGTCTTCTACAAGGGATCTTCTGAGGACTTCGTAGTCTTCGTCGACGATATTGAGATCCTCAACAACTGGCGCAAGGATCGCTCAATCCCACTGGCCGATGTGGTAAACGGCTTTAAGATTTTTGTTACTCACAA ACACGGTGCTCAAGGCATCATGGACGGCGCTAGCAAGGGTATTCTGGAGACCGAGTTCGGTACCTCGAACGAGGATGAGTGCATTAAGAAGATCCTAGAGAACGGCGAATACCAGTCTTCTGTG ACGAAGGAACGCCAGGGTGGTACCAATGACGCTAAAGACTCCCCTGTCGTTGGCCGGTAA
- a CDS encoding mismatch-specific DNA-glycosylase (G/T mismatch-specific thymine DNA glycosylase) — MSPPASTTLINEDIHVETTFATDDSEDVPVNKKTSFNGRLNQYFHTSKNISNSSIQDTSSKRKSESESNGQSSNDNDSNSKRRKKAISTTVLNLPQRITRSRSASSSPASFASPSPSPATEPSTPGRSRARRQPSSRKSTPASSSVSLLRDTIPPNLTLLLVGVNPGIMTGATGYVYAHPSNLYWKLLHWSGITAIRHPPSDTYRLPELYNIGNTNIVERPTRDASMLSKAEMDAGVPVLEEKVAKQQPEAVCLVGKSIWEAVWRVRKGRAIRKEEFRYGWQDESENMGRSERWNGAPVFVATTTSGLAAGMSMAEKQAVWNELGKWVNSRRAAKKNNLPE; from the coding sequence ATGTCGCCTCCAGCTTCCACAACCCTTATCAACGAAGATATCCACGTCGAAACAACCTTCGCCACAGACGATTCTGAAGACGTCCCCGTTAACAAGAAGACCAGCTTCAATGGCAGACTGAACCAGTACTTCCACACGTCCAAGAATATCTCCAACTCTTCAATACAAGATACATCATCCAAGCGAAAGTCCGAATCAGAGTCCAACGGCCAATCCAGCAACGACAATGACTCGAACTCcaagcgaagaaagaaagccatCTCTACCACCGTTCTCAACCTTCCCCAACGGATAACCCGTTCTCGCTCCGCGTCATCATCGCCGGCCTCCTTCGCCTCGCCGTCCCCGTCGCCCGCCACGGAGCCAAGCACACCAGGTCGTTCTCGCGCTCGCCGTCAGCCCTCTTCCCGCAAGAGTACACCAGCGTCTTCCTCCGTCTCGCTCCTCCGCGACACCATCCCGCCGAACCTTACCCTTCTCCTGGTAGGCGTCAACCCGGGTATCATGACCGGTGCCACGGGGTACGTCTACGCTCACCCATCCAACTTATACTGGAAGCTCCTCCATTGGTCTGGCATAACGGCGATTCGGCACCCTCCCTCTGATACCTATCGGCTACCGGAATTATATAATATCGGGAATACCAATATCGTAGAGCGTCCGACCCGCGACGCCAGCATGCTCAGCAAGGCGGAGATGGACGCCGGCGTGCCCGTACTAGAAGAGAAAGTAGCCAAGCAACAGCCAGAAGCCGTTTGTCTTGTTGGCAAGAGTATCTGGGAGGCTGTATGGCGGGTTCGTAAGGGTCGGGCTATTCGGAAGGAAGAATTCCGCTACGGATGGCAAGATGAGTCGGAGAACATGGGTCGGAGTGAGAGGTGGAACGGGGCGCCGGTGTTCGTTGCTACCACTACTAGTGGGCTAGCAGCTGGGATGAGCATGGCCGAGAAACAGGCCGTATGGAACGAACTGGGAAAATGGGTGAATAGTCGACGAgcagccaagaagaacaaccttCCAGAGTAA
- a CDS encoding uncharacterized protein (predicted protein) — protein sequence MYDGSSLSDRGQANAFHRSTDQVGSAIEGFIWPKIFWDFMTKNLNGAVKPIPVLQILNLLMGLLGLAWEWPLKYFAGTLPHRSIEFRLILYPLSALLSMLLYQGTDPAIYYLVGIGVYFWAYSEGEYNDACSALELRPNDLKRHN from the exons ATGTATGATGGTTCCTCCCTGTCGGATAGAGGCCAAGCTAATGCATTTCACCGATCCACAGATCAAGTAGGCAGTGCCATCGAAGGTTTCATCTGGCCAAAGATTTTCTGGGATTTCATGACGAAGAACCTCAACGGCGCAGTAAAACCGATCCCAGTGTTACAAATTCTCAACCTGCTCATGGGATTGCTCGGTCTCGCATGGGAATGGCCACTGAAATACTTTGCTGGAACTTTACCGCACCGCAGTATCGAATTCCGCCTTATCCTATATCCTCTTAGCGCTCTACTTTCTATGCTCCTATATCAGGGAACCGATCCCGCCATCTATTACCTTGTCGGAATAGGTGTATACTTCTGGGCTTATTCCGAAGGCGAG TATAACGATGCGTGTTCAGCGCTTGAATTACGACCTAATGACTTGAAACGACATAATTAA
- a CDS encoding putative NADPH oxidase (NoxA) (ferric reductase, NADH/NADPH oxidase and related proteins), protein MSYTWGSLFTGSKILFYILFWGSHILVFALGWYFQANNSRLDALNALKYSVWISRGAGLVLTFDGTLILLPMCRNIVKTLRPRIRWLPLDESIWFHRQVSYALLIFTILHVAAHYVNFYNVEKDNIRPVTAVQIHFTEAGGITGHVMLLCMMLMYTTAHHRIRQQSFETFWYTHHLFVPFMLALYTHATGCFVRDSTDPYSPFAGKDFWNHCIGYEGWRWELVAGGLYLLERLYREIRARRGTVITKVIRHPYDAMEIQFQKESMRYKAGQWLFIQVPEVSSNQWHPFTITSCPFDPYISIHVRQVGDFTRALGDALGCGPAQARDLEGLDPLGMYEVALENGQKMPQLRVDGPYGAPAEDVFENEIAVLIGTGIGVTPWASILKNIWHMRAGPNPPRRLRRVEFIWVCRDTSSFEWFQALLSSLESQSAYEAANEGRAEFLRIHTYLTQRLDDDTAANIYLNSVGQEVDPLTELKSRTNFGRPNFQRLFTAMRDGLQDGTYMPGLYAEFSTQIGVYFCGPNAAARQIREAGALSATKDIKFKFWKEHF, encoded by the exons ATGTCATACACATGGGGTTCTCTGTTCACTGGTTCTAAGATCTTgttctatatactattttGGGGTTCCCATATTCTTGTGTTTGCACTTGGATG GTATTTCCAAGCAAATAATTCAAGATTGGATGCCCTCAATGCCCTGAAATATTCCGTCTGGATTTCAAGGGGTGCAGGCTTAGTATTGACATTCGATGGAACCCTGATTCTGTTGCCAATGTGCAGGAACATTGTCAAAACTCTCAGGCCTAGAATCCGATGGCTACCACTCGATGAATCAATATGGTTCCACCGCCAAGTCAGCTATGCTCTGCTTATCTTTACTATCCTTCATGTTGCCGCTCACTATGTCAA CTTTTACAATGTCGAGAAAGACAACATTCGACCCGTTACAGCCGTACAAATACATTTCACTGAAGCAGGGGGGATCACAGGTCATGTAATGCTCCTTTGCATGATGCTAATGTATACTACGGCTCATCATAGGATCCGCCAGCAGTCGTTCGAGACCTTCTGGTACACTCATCACTTATTCGTGCCTTTTATGTTAGCCCTCTACACTCACGCTACGGGTTGTTTCGTTCGCGACTCTACAGACCCATACTCACCCTTCGCGGGTAAAGACTTCTGGAACCACTGTATCGGATATGAAGGATGGAGGTGGGAGCTAGTAGCAGGTGGTCTTTACCTCCTCGAAAGGCTCTATCGTGAAATTCGAGCTCGGCGTGGAACGGTAATAACAAAGGTGATCCGCCATCCATACG ACGCCATGGAAATCCAATTTCAAAAGGAGAGTATGAGGTATAAGGCTGGCCAATGGCTTTTCATCCAAGTCCCTGAGGTGTCCAGCAACCAATGGCaccccttcaccatcacctcCTGCCCGTTTGACCCGTACATCAGCATCCACGTCCGCCAAGTGGGAGACTTCACACGAGCCCTCGGCGACGCACTTGGATGTGGACCAGCACAAGCCAGAGACCTCGAAGGACTCGACCCGCTCGGAATGTACGAGGTAGCCCTTGAAAACGGACAAAAGATGCCTCAACTCCGCGTCGACGGGCCCTACGGAGCCCCAGCCGAGGATGTTTTTGAAAACGAAATCGCCGTTCTCATTGGAACCGGCATCGGCGTTACACCATGGGCATCCATCCTAAAGAACATCTGGCATATGCGCGCTGGACCCAACCCAccccgtcgtcttcgtcgtgTCGAGTTCATCTGGGTCTGCAGAGATACCTCTTCCTTTGAATGGTTCCAGGCTCTCTTATCCTCACTCGAATCCCAGTCTGCCTACGAGGCAGCGAATGAAGGACGAGCGGAGTTCTTGCGCATTCATACCTACCTCACACAACGTCTAGACGACGACACCGCCGCAAACATCTACCTCAACTCCGTCGGCCAGGAGGTCGACCCACTTACGGAGCTGAAGAGTCGGACCAATTTCGGCCGTCCGAACTTCCAGCGTCTCTTCACTGCCATGCGTGATGGCCTCCAAGACGGGACATACATGCCTGGCTTGTATGCTGAATTCTCCACGCAGATCGGAGTCTACTTCTGTGGACCCAATGCCGCTGCTAGGCAAATCAGGGAGGCAGGCGCGTTATCGGCGACTAAGGATATAAAGTTCAAGTTCTGGAAAGAGCACTTCTAA
- a CDS encoding uncharacterized protein (predicted protein), with the protein MREAGFAEHAVGLWQAILELTLFQSGTIDSATAREEVLSAFMDFWDSEVARVGEVGAKGWRSGHNTLLEPRSFTPRLRVNSKSIFASWMSCEREHIHNARLPARSLDEENDDPYRVVLSTDLREVLSLVWGLASTDVLVDSFLYFCHLPPIAFSNDSKKTNHWMGDSFLRNEFMSSSDPALDRWVHKWNTNTRTTASVPVYFQNFVHSFDTLFADHEAWFSSIGPWATAVLNSQSDVDPEWVSKVLRSLVEAMPRNDHLAAYSIAVEFACDRIKAAKYAKSLLKKRPSSLWLYNVYALIERRSGNLEAADRVWETTLSMSQNSKTFTEREKADSVLLWHTYIWEMLEAGSLDYVSYLFNSIPQSSPSLKAPVDPKQYIFSPTSLLKTHNLLSDIQEALLAAGNANTFVACVDCLAILAYLSKSRDLNKALQPYSNAFDRLATLPVQFESFRSVSIELLHQARARLLYYHARTSSIYKPSQIRALLADSISLFPHNTIFLSLFAWNESRFRIEERVRDTIMDITTKAHNRADQILTTQVPITSHLFSIFTELNRPIYAGSTPHSVRAAFEKAIGDQDPSTPTHYNTVSTARSSLTLWKLYILFELSQHDINRAKDVFYRGMRACPWSKELIMLAFSHLRADIIQERYPGASRKGDGMNFLELRSVYNVLIEKELRIHVDIEDELDEFVAEMQQKTAALGLPIAMPEDADSEDERM; encoded by the exons ATGCGAGAAGCAGGGTTCGCCGAACATGCAGTAGGTCTGTGGCAAGCAATTCTAGAGCTCACCCTCTTTCAATCAGGGACAATCGACTCTGCTACAGCTCGAGAGGAGGTGTTGTCAGCTTTCATGGATTTCTGGGATTCTGAAGTTGCGCgtgttggtgaagttggcGCAAAGGGATGGCGGAGCGGCCATAATACTCTTCTGGAGCCCAGGTCCTTCACGCCGCGACTTCGAGTCAACTCCAAGTCTATATTCGCGTCTTGGATGTCATGTGAACGGGAACATATTCACAACGCTCGCCTTCCAGCTCGCAGCTTAGATGAAGAGAACGATGATCCTTATCGTGTAGTTCTCTCGACCGACCTTCGAGAGGTCCTATCCCTTGTATGGGGCTTGGCATCAACAGACGTATTAGTTGACAgctttttatatttctgccatcttcctcctatTGCATTTTCCAACGActcgaagaaaacaaatcaTTGGATGGGTGACAGCTTCTTGCGAAATGAATTCATGAGCAGCTCTGATCCCGCGCTTGATCGCTGGGTTCATAAATGGAACACTAATACTAGGACTACCGCTTCGGTGCCGGTTTACTTCCAGAATTTTGTTCATTCATTCGACACTCTCTTCGCAGACCACGAAGCATGGTTTTCCTCCATCGGTCCTTGGGCTACCGCCGTACTGAACTCTCAATCCGATGTCGACCCTGAATGGGTTTCCAAGGTATTGAGATCTTTAGTAGAGGCGATGCCACGAAATGACCATTTGGCTGCGTATTCAATCGCAGTGGAGTTTGCATGTGACCGCATTAAGGCAGCAAAGTACGCGAAATCCTTACTTAAGAAGCGGCCGTCCAGCCTGTGGCTCTACAATGTGTATGCTCTTATTGAACGTCGGTCAGGCAACCTGGAGGCTGCCGACCGTGTGTGGGAAACTACTCTATCTATGAGCCAAAACAGTAAGACGTTTACTGAGAGGGAGAAGGCCGATTCGGTTCTCCTTTGGCATACTTATATATGGGAAATGCTGGAAGCCGGGAGTTTAGATTATGTTTCTTATCTCTTCAATTCTATTCCTCAGAGCAGTCCTAGTCTGAAGGCTCCGGTGGATCCCAAACAATACATATTCAGCCCGACAAGTTTGCTGAAGACTCATAAT CTACTGTCAGATATTCAAGAGGCCTTGCTTGCAGCCGGAAATGCCAATACGTTCGTGGCCTGCGTAGACTGTCTAGCAATACTAGCATACCTTTCTAAGTCTCGGGATCTAAATAAAGCCCTCCAGCCATACAGCAATGCCTTCGACAGACTTGCAACATTGCCAGTACAGTTCGAATCGTTCAGATCCGTTTCTATTGAACTCCTCCACCAAGCGCGTGCAAGACTCCTTTACTATCACGCCCGCACAAGCAGCATATACAAACCTTCTCAGATACGTGCTCTACTGGCAGATAGCATATCTTTATTCCCTCATAACACGATATTTCTATCCCTCTTCGCTTGGAACGAGTCACGATTCCGTATTGAAGAGCGTGTCAGGGATACAATCATGGACATAACGACAAAAGCCCACAACCGCGCTGATCAAATTCTCACAACCCAAGTACCAATCACATCACACCtattctccatcttcaccgaaCTCAACCGTCCTATTTATGCCGGTTCTACACCACACTCTGTTCGTGCGGCTTTTGAAAAGGCTATTGGTGACCAAGacccctccacccccacaCACTATAACACAGTCTCCACCGCCCGCTCCAGCCTCACGCTCTGGAAACTGTACATTCTCTTCGAGCTATCTCAACACGACATCAATCGTGCCAAAGATGTTTTTTACCGTGGCATGCGCGCCTGCCCTTGGTCCAAAGAGCTCATAATGCTTGCGTTCAGTCATCTCAGGGCAGATATCATCCAGGAGCGGTATCCTGGCGCATCACGGAAGGGTGATGGTATGAACTTTCTGGAGCTACGTAGTGTTTATAATGTCCTGATAGAGAAGGAATTGCGTATTCATGTCGACATCGAAGATGAATTGGACGAGTTTGTGGCGGAGATGCAGCAGAAGACAGCTGCGCTGGGATTACCAATTGCTATGCCGGAAGATGCCGATAGCGAGGATGAGAGGATGTAA